One window of Suricata suricatta isolate VVHF042 chromosome 6, meerkat_22Aug2017_6uvM2_HiC, whole genome shotgun sequence genomic DNA carries:
- the LOC115293405 gene encoding protocadherin beta-11-like has product MPLVIALASVSSLFLFSVLVFVAVRLCRRSRAASAGRCPVPEGHFPGHLVDVSGTGTLSQSYQYDGAGEEIEENATFRNSFGFS; this is encoded by the exons CCTGGTCATCGCCTTGGCGTCCGTGTCGTCGCTCTTCCTGTTCTCGGTGCTGGTGTTCGTGGCGGTGCGGCTGTGCAGGCGGAGCCGGGCGGCGTCGGCGGGCCGCTGCCCGGTGCCCGAGGGCCACTTTCCGGGCCACCTGGTGGACGTCAGCGGCACGGGGACGCTGTCCCAGAGCTACCAGTATGAC GGCGCTGGTGAAGAAATAGAGGAAAACGCCACCTTCCGGAATAGCTTTGGATTCAGTTAG